The following proteins come from a genomic window of Streptomyces sp. GS7:
- a CDS encoding APC family permease — MRHLIRPKRIMVGRPLDSARLGETLLPKRLALPVFCSDPLSSVAYATEELLLVVGLGGVALLHLAWYAAAAIVVVLAVVVASYRQTCYAYPGGGGAYVVSARNLGRNAALTAASALLVDYVLTVAVSVVSGVAAITSAIPELGGHDVALSVGFVSLLALMNLRGVRESGRIFAVPTYGFVCSVYLMFAFAAVRMATGATPRAESADLPLHTASAYSGAALVLLGMRAFASGCTALTGVEAISNGVPAFRRPKSRNAATTLLVMGFFSITMFAGITFLAMVYQVHVAADPTVLGLPPHTPTATALAQIGRASFGGAHSLFYLLQAFTAGVLILAANTAFNGFPMLASILAADSYLPRQLHNRGDRLVFSNGVILLALAAIGLIVLFRAELTRLIQLYIIGVFVSFTLSQTGMVRHWRGLLAGPGLRRPVRLRYRRSQAINAVGALLTGVVLVIVLITKFTHGAWIVAIAMPLLFLAMRGVHEHYRRVAGELAVAPDARPWEPAGNHVVVLVSALHAPTLKALGYARALRPTSLYALTVAVDPRDVQGLREQWDAHDIDVALQVLSSPYRDFTRPVIDYVTDVGARNPGGALTVVIPEYIVGHWWEHLLHNQSALRLKARLLFTPGVTVVNVPYRLSSSRAPRSRRDGRVTG, encoded by the coding sequence ATGAGGCACCTGATCAGGCCGAAGCGGATCATGGTGGGCCGCCCGCTGGACAGCGCGCGGCTCGGCGAGACCCTGCTGCCCAAGCGGCTGGCGCTGCCGGTCTTCTGCAGCGACCCGCTGTCCTCGGTCGCCTATGCCACCGAGGAGCTGCTGCTGGTCGTGGGCCTCGGCGGGGTCGCGCTGCTGCACCTGGCCTGGTACGCGGCGGCGGCCATCGTCGTCGTCCTCGCGGTGGTCGTCGCCTCGTACCGGCAGACCTGCTACGCGTATCCGGGCGGCGGCGGTGCCTACGTCGTCAGCGCGCGGAACCTGGGGCGGAACGCGGCGCTCACCGCGGCCAGTGCGCTGCTGGTCGACTACGTGCTGACGGTGGCCGTCTCGGTGGTGTCCGGGGTCGCCGCGATCACGTCGGCGATTCCGGAACTGGGCGGGCACGACGTGGCGTTGTCGGTGGGTTTCGTGAGCCTGCTGGCGCTGATGAACCTGCGCGGGGTCCGCGAATCCGGGCGGATCTTCGCGGTCCCGACGTACGGGTTCGTCTGCTCCGTGTACCTGATGTTCGCGTTCGCCGCGGTGCGCATGGCCACCGGCGCCACCCCGCGTGCGGAGTCGGCGGACCTGCCGCTGCACACCGCGTCCGCCTACTCCGGGGCGGCGCTGGTGCTGCTCGGGATGCGGGCGTTCGCGTCCGGGTGCACGGCGCTGACCGGGGTCGAGGCGATCAGCAACGGGGTGCCCGCGTTCCGCCGGCCGAAGAGCCGGAACGCCGCCACCACGCTGCTCGTCATGGGCTTCTTCTCCATCACCATGTTCGCCGGCATCACCTTTCTCGCGATGGTGTACCAGGTCCATGTGGCGGCGGATCCCACCGTGTTGGGGCTGCCGCCGCACACCCCGACCGCCACCGCCCTCGCGCAGATCGGACGGGCCAGCTTCGGCGGTGCGCACAGCCTCTTCTACCTGCTCCAGGCGTTCACCGCCGGGGTGCTGATCCTGGCCGCGAACACCGCCTTCAACGGATTTCCGATGCTGGCGTCGATCCTCGCCGCGGACAGCTATCTGCCGCGCCAGCTGCACAACCGCGGGGACCGGCTGGTCTTCTCCAACGGCGTGATCCTGCTGGCGCTGGCCGCCATCGGGCTGATCGTCCTGTTCCGGGCGGAGCTGACGCGCCTGATCCAGCTCTACATCATCGGCGTCTTCGTCTCGTTCACGCTGTCCCAGACCGGGATGGTGCGGCACTGGCGCGGTCTGCTCGCCGGGCCCGGACTGCGGCGGCCGGTACGCCTGCGCTACCGGCGGTCGCAGGCGATCAACGCGGTCGGCGCGCTGCTGACCGGGGTGGTGCTGGTCATCGTCCTGATCACCAAGTTCACCCACGGCGCCTGGATCGTCGCGATCGCCATGCCGCTGCTGTTCCTGGCGATGCGCGGGGTGCACGAGCACTACCGGCGGGTCGCCGGGGAACTGGCGGTCGCGCCGGACGCACGCCCCTGGGAGCCGGCCGGGAACCACGTGGTGGTGCTGGTGTCCGCCCTGCACGCCCCGACGCTCAAGGCCCTCGGCTACGCCCGCGCGCTGCGGCCCACCTCGCTGTACGCGCTGACCGTCGCGGTCGACCCCCGGGATGTGCAGGGGCTGCGCGAGCAGTGGGACGCCCATGACATCGACGTGGCGCTCCAGGTCCTCAGCTCGCCCTACCGCGACTTCACCCGCCCGGTGATCGACTACGTCACGGACGTCGGCGCACGCAATCCCGGCGGCGCGCTCACCGTCGTGATCCCGGAGTACATCGTGGGTCACTGGTGGGAGCACCTGCTGCACAACCAGAGCGCACTGCGGCTCAAGGCCCGGCTGCTGTTCACGCCCGGGGTGACGGTGGTCAACGTCCCCTACCGGCTGTCGTCGAGCCGGGCTCCGCGATCGCGCCGGGACGGGCGGGTCACGGGCTGA
- a CDS encoding polysaccharide deacetylase family protein codes for MTRRLLLRTAVVIGTLATARVLLSPDDDVPPAGPGPQTRGRPPAAAPGSAPPDTSRLRPLAGETSRSGPGASPPHADVARTVPARAGQIALTFDDGPDPRYTPEILEALRRHGTRATFFVVGEHAVEFPDLLHFIADEGHAIGNHTWTHPQLTALPPGRVRTELGRTSALIEEVVGTAPRLARAPYGDWDQTSLDICDDLGMSPVGWSVDSRDWTRPGPESIADTVVDELRPGAIVLSHDGGGNRIETVQALDWYLPQLLDGGFRPVRISP; via the coding sequence ATGACGCGGCGCCTGCTCCTGCGCACCGCCGTCGTGATCGGCACCCTCGCCACCGCCCGCGTGCTGCTCTCCCCGGACGACGACGTTCCGCCCGCCGGCCCCGGCCCGCAGACCCGCGGCCGGCCGCCCGCCGCCGCGCCGGGCTCCGCCCCACCGGACACGTCCCGGCTGCGCCCCCTGGCCGGCGAGACCTCCCGCTCCGGGCCCGGCGCCTCACCGCCGCACGCCGATGTCGCCCGCACCGTCCCGGCCCGCGCCGGACAGATCGCGCTCACCTTCGACGACGGCCCCGACCCCCGCTACACCCCGGAGATCCTGGAGGCGCTGCGCCGCCACGGAACCCGGGCCACCTTCTTCGTCGTCGGCGAACACGCCGTGGAGTTCCCCGATCTGCTGCACTTCATCGCCGACGAGGGCCACGCCATCGGCAACCACACCTGGACCCACCCGCAGCTCACCGCCCTCCCGCCCGGCCGCGTCCGGACCGAGCTGGGCCGCACCAGCGCCCTGATCGAGGAGGTCGTCGGCACCGCCCCCCGGCTCGCCCGCGCCCCGTACGGCGACTGGGACCAGACCTCCCTCGACATCTGCGACGACCTGGGCATGTCCCCCGTCGGCTGGTCGGTCGACTCCCGGGACTGGACCCGCCCGGGGCCCGAGAGCATCGCCGACACGGTCGTGGACGAGCTGCGGCCCGGCGCGATCGTGCTGTCCCACGACGGCGGCGGCAACCGCATCGAGACCGTCCAGGCCCTGGACTGGTATCTGCCGCAGCTGCTGGACGGGGGCTTCCGGCCGGTACGGATCTCGCCCTGA